A genomic region of Bactrocera dorsalis isolate Fly_Bdor chromosome 3, ASM2337382v1, whole genome shotgun sequence contains the following coding sequences:
- the LOC105227295 gene encoding PDZ domain-containing protein GIPC3 isoform X1, which produces MHFLNKIQKTIVTEKDKRGRERVNKEQHFWKHFAMPLFSKKGPKFGRTDSDLSTIAATTATGGNTSYNDNNNTTANGKATTMNGSSNANNRNDAYIPKPQLIFHCQLAHGSPTGLITGFASVRELYKKIAECYDIPVEEILFCTLNSHKVDMTKLLGGQIGLDDFIFAHRKGRPKEIEIVKSEDALGLTITDNGAGYAFIKRIKEGSVIDRIEHISVGDHIEKLNDITMVGKRHYEVARLLKDIPTGTTFTLRLVEPMKSGFQGIGPRTQSRAPSGRGYGSGKETLRFKANGNVEIEDKFDESTQSGIEAINNLLESFMGINDTELATQIWDLGANKSNSMDFAEAIDNSDLESFGFTDDFIIELWGAVTDARRRKTAKN; this is translated from the exons ATGCATTTCTTAAATAAG ATACAAAAGACGATCGTGACAGAAAAAGAtaagagagggagagagagagtAAACAAAGAGCaacatttttggaaacatttcgcTATGCCGCTATTTTCAAAAAAGGGTCCCAAATTTGGTAGAACAGATTCCGATCTATCTACAATTGCCGCTACCACTGCCACGGGGGGCAACACATCAtacaacgacaacaataacacaacGGCCAACGGTAAAGCGACCACTATGAATGGCAGCAGTAACGCGAATAACCGCAACGATGCATACATTCCCAAACCGCAACTAATATTCCACTGCCAACTGGCGCATGGCAGTCCAACCGGCTTGATAACCGGCTTTGCGAGCGTGCGAGAGCTATATAAAAAGATCGCCGAATGCTACGACATACCTGTCGAGGAGATACTTTTCTGCACTTTGAATTCACACAAAGTGGACATGACAAAACTGCTGGGCGGTCAAATCGGACTGGATGACTTCATATTCGCGCATCGAAAGGGGCGACCGAAGGAGATTGAAATTGTAAAATCAGAGGATGCGCTCGGTTTAACCATAACCGATAATGGAGCGGGCTATGCATTCATTAAACGCATTAAAGAGGGTTCGGTCATCGATCGCATCGAACACATTAGCGTCGGTGATCATATTGAGAAGTTGAATGATATTACTATGGTGGGTAAGCGACATTACGAAGTCGCACGTCTGCTAAAGGATATACCTACCGGCACCACATTCACGTTGCGACTGGTGGAACCGATGAAGAGTGGCTTCCAGGGTATCGGTCCGCGCACACAATCGCGAGCGCCCTCTGGACGTGGCTATGGCAGTGGCAAGGAGACGTTACGATTTAAGGCGAACGGTAATGTAGAGATCGAGGACAAATTCGACGAGTCAACGCAATCGGGCATTGAGGCGATCAATAATTTGTTGGAATCGTTTATGGGCATAAATGACACCGAATTGGCGACACAAATTTGGGATTTAGGCGCGAACAAGTCCAATTCAATGGACTTTGCGGAGGCTATCGACAATTCGGATTTGGAGTCATTCGGCTTTACCGACGATTTCATTATCGAACTGTGGGGTGCTGTAACGGATGCCAGACGTCGGAAAACGGCGAAGAACTAA
- the LOC105227295 gene encoding PDZ domain-containing protein GIPC3 isoform X2, translating into MPLFSKKGPKFGRTDSDLSTIAATTATGGNTSYNDNNNTTANGKATTMNGSSNANNRNDAYIPKPQLIFHCQLAHGSPTGLITGFASVRELYKKIAECYDIPVEEILFCTLNSHKVDMTKLLGGQIGLDDFIFAHRKGRPKEIEIVKSEDALGLTITDNGAGYAFIKRIKEGSVIDRIEHISVGDHIEKLNDITMVGKRHYEVARLLKDIPTGTTFTLRLVEPMKSGFQGIGPRTQSRAPSGRGYGSGKETLRFKANGNVEIEDKFDESTQSGIEAINNLLESFMGINDTELATQIWDLGANKSNSMDFAEAIDNSDLESFGFTDDFIIELWGAVTDARRRKTAKN; encoded by the coding sequence ATGCCGCTATTTTCAAAAAAGGGTCCCAAATTTGGTAGAACAGATTCCGATCTATCTACAATTGCCGCTACCACTGCCACGGGGGGCAACACATCAtacaacgacaacaataacacaacGGCCAACGGTAAAGCGACCACTATGAATGGCAGCAGTAACGCGAATAACCGCAACGATGCATACATTCCCAAACCGCAACTAATATTCCACTGCCAACTGGCGCATGGCAGTCCAACCGGCTTGATAACCGGCTTTGCGAGCGTGCGAGAGCTATATAAAAAGATCGCCGAATGCTACGACATACCTGTCGAGGAGATACTTTTCTGCACTTTGAATTCACACAAAGTGGACATGACAAAACTGCTGGGCGGTCAAATCGGACTGGATGACTTCATATTCGCGCATCGAAAGGGGCGACCGAAGGAGATTGAAATTGTAAAATCAGAGGATGCGCTCGGTTTAACCATAACCGATAATGGAGCGGGCTATGCATTCATTAAACGCATTAAAGAGGGTTCGGTCATCGATCGCATCGAACACATTAGCGTCGGTGATCATATTGAGAAGTTGAATGATATTACTATGGTGGGTAAGCGACATTACGAAGTCGCACGTCTGCTAAAGGATATACCTACCGGCACCACATTCACGTTGCGACTGGTGGAACCGATGAAGAGTGGCTTCCAGGGTATCGGTCCGCGCACACAATCGCGAGCGCCCTCTGGACGTGGCTATGGCAGTGGCAAGGAGACGTTACGATTTAAGGCGAACGGTAATGTAGAGATCGAGGACAAATTCGACGAGTCAACGCAATCGGGCATTGAGGCGATCAATAATTTGTTGGAATCGTTTATGGGCATAAATGACACCGAATTGGCGACACAAATTTGGGATTTAGGCGCGAACAAGTCCAATTCAATGGACTTTGCGGAGGCTATCGACAATTCGGATTTGGAGTCATTCGGCTTTACCGACGATTTCATTATCGAACTGTGGGGTGCTGTAACGGATGCCAGACGTCGGAAAACGGCGAAGAACTAA